A window from Deinococcus betulae encodes these proteins:
- the glpX gene encoding class II fructose-bisphosphatase — translation MTVKRHKGAEAPTSSHNFEHALVLETARVTEGAALAASRRMGMGDKNAVDGAGTEAMRQLLNTLDIRGTVVIGEGEMDEAPMLYIGEKVGAGQYEVDIAVDPVEGTSVTAKGLPNGLAVIALSERGGLMHAPDCYMDKLVVPPPAAGKVNLEWPVEANLNVLAQSLERDIEDLMITILDRERHADLIRRVRAAGARVKLIGDGDVVASLQVGVRGTGVHALMGSGGAPEGVLSAAAMKCLGAEIQGRFIAEDDAMRERFKTMGVDETRVYKTHELAPGKQIVFSATGITYGELLSGVRRFGGGARTHTLVMGYATRVVRFIDTVHLEDDGARVTVRI, via the coding sequence ATGACGGTCAAGCGGCACAAGGGCGCCGAGGCGCCCACCTCCTCCCACAACTTTGAACATGCGCTGGTGCTGGAAACGGCGCGGGTCACCGAGGGCGCGGCGCTGGCCGCCAGCCGCCGCATGGGCATGGGCGACAAGAACGCGGTGGACGGCGCCGGCACCGAGGCCATGCGCCAACTGCTCAATACTCTGGACATCCGGGGCACCGTGGTCATTGGGGAAGGCGAGATGGACGAGGCCCCCATGCTCTACATCGGGGAAAAGGTGGGCGCCGGGCAGTACGAGGTGGACATCGCCGTGGACCCCGTCGAGGGCACTTCGGTGACGGCCAAGGGCCTGCCCAACGGCCTGGCGGTCATTGCGCTGTCCGAACGCGGGGGCCTGATGCACGCGCCCGACTGCTACATGGACAAACTGGTGGTGCCGCCGCCGGCCGCCGGCAAGGTCAATCTGGAGTGGCCCGTAGAGGCCAACCTGAACGTCCTGGCCCAGAGCCTGGAACGCGACATCGAGGACCTGATGATCACCATCCTCGACCGCGAGCGCCACGCTGACCTGATTCGCCGGGTGCGGGCCGCCGGCGCCCGCGTGAAGCTGATTGGCGACGGCGATGTGGTGGCCAGCCTTCAGGTGGGCGTGCGCGGCACGGGCGTCCACGCCCTGATGGGGTCCGGCGGCGCCCCCGAGGGCGTGCTGTCCGCCGCCGCCATGAAATGCCTGGGCGCCGAGATTCAGGGCCGCTTTATCGCCGAGGATGACGCCATGCGAGAGCGCTTCAAGACGATGGGCGTAGACGAGACCCGCGTCTACAAGACCCACGAACTGGCGCCCGGCAAGCAGATTGTCTTCAGCGCCACCGGCATTACCTACGGCGAACTGCTCAGCGGCGTGCGGCGCTTTGGCGGCGGGGCCAGAACACACACCCTGGTGATGGGCTACGCCACCCGCGTGGTGCGCTTTATCGACACCGTGCATCTGGAAGACGACGGCGCGCGGGTCACCGTCAGGATTTAA